A genomic stretch from bacterium includes:
- a CDS encoding tetratricopeptide repeat protein yields MKFKIASSYVSALIVLALSWTISCTSIPLSTQNKAAKEFYLKGRSFEKKGMSQWRSALDAYRRAVRIDNNFAEANAALARVYDGQGLYRKAAENYGKALLLDSRMTELYLPYGKALFNTEEYESAYISLQRYTAAYPDNIDGVVWLAETARALNDPGAEVFFLKLTELDSSSLDSWISLARFYYDEKDYARAIPVYDRVVKTGKAAEAGVYYEFGDCLLRMKLWELALNQFDRAAAIGFKDDLVNEYARLIRLILKGQFNENAFVNYLDARSQMDLVNAVKDKRKAYEIILSSLKEAIRIEPNFTLVLTELGRINFILGKDEEALGYYEKLIQQGRMGAFEYGNTAYLYFRRQDWVKAKEYYQRSLELDNRQVNIRDYMVTVQKLIDGKINKDAYRYYEKGTSASSPDSAEYYLQLALSVDSSYYEAYMQLGLLRMRTGKYKLAETSFVKGVTFTSDPVIQKVFHYNLGLTYSQIDFHDKAIQHFNKAVELDSLDFDAMYYLAKTYADKSDMTNAVKTYDRLIVADPDYFRPTVSDMQTHGLGSDYAGVGDRFVVFDDSLRIGQTNTYTLKVKSKNDALIGADANGDLSRELTIVFREQVQDITDYGEVEFALDIISIDGYALTSKERSSIGQRLYLRMSDVYGVTNIYGLLESDPHALPRFVIAVMEDLHGAFLRKRTYEGEMWKSNQYVFKLGSIDAVTELEEISDGIAYGKKYYGITGSYDAARYGEQGRISIQHRGVAELEFDSGKRLIRKLSNNFSTKEFNEFKATTELQEASYSAVLTNIKFEKLEPPKKVVIENIPYVKQHGPQCAAASLSMVLSYYNHYIDQDDIYSVIKSDYAGAQSNDILSYPRSLGTYKSFGYIGTIEDLKERIDQGIPVLVFLTPFGYGHVVVVIGYDESKHQIIMHDPTVANNQAVSYDDFLQEWRQSGNECAIIIPFDKEINVTEGPITTGKAVELKWQGDKAIGEHQYEKAMSKYRDALTILPTYESAMEGIMLIHLQKDNYDQASAVLDTLLQLNPTSIELVLRRASLMLSQNDYDKVLQITKKAKQLDESNIINYVYTASALFAQKKYDEAIAEIKQAIRINPLTSTPRNLLSGYLAETGDFEQAYEQAQFTIRYEPENIGNYLSLSGLYQTEVNNRFLTAQKKWALLRKSLEAADFVKAANPSLPNLDQIYADFYTSAGMQEIADSLFYENIRKFPEENGAYNNLAWRYATDAIRLPEAEKLSQKSIELSQRNPYYFDTMGWIHFKMGIALMKTNKQDSANAYFKKAEDEFKSTIEYDIYSDFAYRHLGILYQKWGRTTESKAQFEIVLGMLPDKARVYTDIAKDFEEAELPHEAIEYYLRAIENRPSLDFAAYRLSCLYVKTGKDLKRAMDFAQQAWLQDSTNFLYKGLFGIIYYHKNDFKNAKMYLEQAVESQRGYLDKEAAANHYYLGLVYRELKQPAESKMQFKEYLQRAPQGEFAQAVIKLMK; encoded by the coding sequence ATGAAATTCAAAATTGCATCGTCATACGTTTCAGCGCTTATTGTCTTGGCGTTATCGTGGACGATTTCCTGCACATCGATTCCGCTGTCAACTCAAAATAAGGCAGCTAAGGAATTCTACTTAAAAGGCCGGTCTTTTGAAAAAAAGGGAATGTCCCAGTGGCGATCCGCTCTGGACGCGTATCGGAGAGCTGTGAGGATCGACAATAACTTTGCCGAGGCCAATGCTGCCCTGGCGAGAGTATATGACGGGCAAGGCCTTTATCGCAAGGCCGCGGAGAATTACGGCAAGGCGCTGTTATTAGACAGCCGCATGACTGAGCTTTATCTGCCGTATGGGAAAGCGCTTTTTAACACGGAAGAATATGAAAGCGCTTATATCAGTTTACAGCGGTATACGGCCGCTTATCCGGATAATATAGATGGCGTCGTATGGCTGGCTGAAACTGCCCGCGCCCTGAATGATCCGGGCGCTGAAGTCTTCTTTCTGAAGCTCACAGAGCTTGATTCCAGTAGTCTTGATTCGTGGATATCACTGGCGCGATTCTATTACGATGAAAAGGATTATGCAAGGGCAATACCGGTGTATGACCGCGTTGTGAAAACCGGTAAAGCAGCCGAGGCTGGTGTGTATTATGAATTCGGTGATTGTCTTCTGAGAATGAAGCTGTGGGAGCTGGCGCTGAATCAGTTTGACCGAGCGGCGGCCATTGGATTCAAAGACGATCTTGTTAACGAATACGCAAGACTCATCAGGCTTATCCTGAAGGGCCAATTTAATGAAAACGCTTTTGTCAATTATCTTGACGCGCGATCGCAAATGGATCTCGTAAATGCGGTTAAAGATAAACGAAAAGCATATGAAATCATCCTGTCTTCTTTAAAAGAAGCTATACGAATCGAGCCGAATTTTACATTAGTCCTGACTGAACTTGGCCGGATCAATTTTATTCTGGGCAAGGATGAAGAAGCATTAGGGTACTACGAAAAATTAATTCAACAAGGCCGTATGGGCGCGTTTGAATATGGCAATACGGCTTATTTGTATTTCCGCCGCCAGGACTGGGTCAAGGCGAAGGAATATTATCAACGCTCTCTGGAACTTGATAATCGTCAGGTCAATATCAGAGATTATATGGTGACGGTTCAAAAGTTGATAGATGGAAAAATTAATAAAGATGCGTATCGCTATTATGAAAAAGGAACAAGCGCGTCATCGCCTGATTCTGCCGAATATTATCTGCAGCTCGCTTTGTCCGTTGATTCGTCTTATTACGAAGCATACATGCAGCTTGGTTTGCTGCGGATGCGAACAGGCAAGTACAAACTGGCTGAAACGTCTTTTGTCAAGGGAGTTACATTTACTTCCGATCCCGTTATTCAAAAGGTCTTTCATTATAATTTGGGCCTTACATATTCCCAGATCGATTTTCATGACAAAGCTATACAGCATTTCAACAAAGCGGTGGAATTGGATTCGCTGGATTTTGATGCCATGTACTACCTTGCAAAAACATATGCCGATAAATCCGATATGACCAATGCGGTGAAAACATATGATCGGTTGATCGTCGCAGATCCGGATTATTTTCGCCCAACCGTTTCAGATATGCAAACCCATGGCCTTGGAAGTGATTATGCAGGAGTAGGAGATCGGTTTGTTGTTTTTGACGATTCACTTAGAATCGGCCAGACGAATACGTACACACTGAAAGTAAAATCCAAAAACGATGCGCTCATCGGGGCTGATGCCAATGGCGACCTGTCGAGGGAACTCACTATCGTTTTCCGGGAACAAGTTCAGGATATAACTGATTACGGTGAGGTTGAGTTTGCGCTCGATATTATTTCTATCGACGGGTATGCATTGACATCCAAAGAACGGAGTTCCATTGGGCAACGATTATATTTACGGATGTCCGATGTATACGGAGTCACGAATATTTACGGATTACTGGAAAGCGATCCACACGCCTTGCCGCGTTTTGTAATAGCCGTCATGGAAGATCTGCACGGCGCATTCTTAAGAAAACGTACATACGAAGGAGAAATGTGGAAATCCAATCAATACGTTTTCAAACTGGGTTCTATTGATGCGGTGACCGAGCTCGAAGAAATCAGCGACGGTATTGCCTATGGAAAAAAATATTATGGCATCACCGGAAGTTATGATGCGGCGCGGTATGGAGAACAAGGGCGCATTTCAATTCAACATCGGGGCGTTGCGGAACTGGAATTTGATTCGGGGAAACGATTGATACGGAAGCTCTCTAATAATTTTTCGACAAAAGAGTTCAACGAATTTAAAGCCACTACAGAACTGCAGGAAGCGTCCTATAGCGCCGTTCTCACTAATATCAAATTTGAGAAGCTGGAGCCGCCAAAAAAAGTAGTGATTGAAAATATTCCTTATGTCAAGCAGCATGGCCCGCAATGCGCGGCTGCATCGCTGTCTATGGTGTTGTCCTATTATAACCATTATATAGATCAAGACGATATTTATTCAGTTATTAAAAGCGATTATGCAGGAGCTCAGTCCAATGATATCCTTTCTTATCCCCGAAGTTTGGGTACATATAAGTCCTTTGGCTATATCGGAACGATAGAGGATCTCAAAGAACGAATTGATCAAGGCATACCGGTTCTGGTTTTTCTGACGCCATTTGGATACGGCCATGTGGTCGTGGTAATCGGTTATGACGAGAGCAAACATCAGATCATCATGCATGACCCGACAGTAGCTAATAACCAGGCGGTTTCATATGATGATTTCCTGCAGGAATGGCGGCAGAGCGGAAATGAATGTGCGATCATTATTCCATTTGATAAAGAGATCAATGTAACGGAAGGGCCAATAACAACCGGCAAAGCGGTTGAACTAAAATGGCAGGGCGATAAAGCGATAGGGGAACATCAGTATGAAAAAGCTATGTCGAAGTATCGGGATGCGCTCACTATTTTGCCAACCTATGAGAGCGCGATGGAAGGGATCATGCTGATTCATCTGCAAAAAGATAATTACGATCAGGCGTCCGCTGTTCTCGATACTCTTCTGCAATTGAATCCCACAAGCATTGAATTAGTGTTGCGCCGTGCAAGCTTGATGCTTTCGCAAAATGACTATGACAAAGTTCTGCAGATCACTAAAAAGGCTAAACAGTTGGACGAATCAAATATCATTAATTACGTATATACGGCCAGCGCGCTTTTTGCTCAGAAAAAATACGACGAAGCTATTGCTGAGATTAAACAGGCAATTCGTATCAATCCGCTCACTTCGACCCCGCGTAATTTACTATCCGGTTATCTGGCTGAGACCGGAGATTTTGAACAAGCTTATGAGCAAGCGCAATTCACCATTCGATACGAACCAGAGAATATAGGAAATTATCTTAGTTTGAGCGGCTTATATCAAACGGAAGTGAATAATCGTTTTCTTACAGCGCAAAAAAAATGGGCATTGCTCAGAAAATCTTTGGAAGCTGCCGACTTTGTAAAGGCGGCAAATCCTTCGCTGCCCAATCTCGACCAGATCTACGCGGATTTCTATACGTCTGCAGGTATGCAGGAAATTGCCGACTCGCTATTCTATGAGAACATACGAAAATTTCCGGAGGAGAACGGCGCTTACAATAACCTGGCCTGGCGCTATGCGACGGATGCGATACGGCTGCCGGAAGCGGAGAAGTTATCACAAAAATCCATCGAATTGTCGCAACGCAATCCTTATTACTTTGACACGATGGGATGGATTCACTTCAAAATGGGTATTGCCCTGATGAAGACAAATAAGCAAGACTCGGCGAACGCCTATTTCAAAAAGGCTGAAGATGAGTTCAAATCAACCATTGAATACGATATTTATAGCGATTTTGCTTATCGTCATCTCGGTATTCTGTATCAAAAGTGGGGCAGAACGACAGAGTCAAAAGCTCAATTTGAAATTGTACTCGGCATGCTTCCTGACAAAGCACGCGTGTACACGGACATCGCCAAGGATTTTGAGGAAGCCGAACTTCCTCACGAAGCCATTGAATACTATTTAAGGGCAATTGAAAACCGGCCCAGTCTCGATTTTGCGGCTTACCGATTGTCCTGCCTGTATGTAAAAACCGGAAAAGATCTGAAACGTGCGATGGATTTTGCACAACAGGCATGGCTTCAGGACTCGACGAATTTTCTGTACAAAGGTTTATTCGGAATAATTTATTATCACAAAAACGATTTTAAAAATGCAAAAATGTACTTAGAGCAGGCGGTTGAAAGCCAGCGAGGTTATCTTGATAAAGAAGCGGCGGCAAATCATTATTATCTGGGGTTGGTATATCGCGAACTCAAACAGCCGGCTGAAAGTAAAATGCAGTTTAAAGAATATCTCCAGAGGGCGCCTCAAGGTGAGTTTGCGCAGGCGGTGATAAAGTTGATGAAATAG
- the amrA gene encoding AmmeMemoRadiSam system protein A, with the protein MNLSAEEKKLLLDIARQSIVSSVKGVPVPDLAASYTISPSLEIKAGAFVTIEIDQHLRGCVGYIQSNEPLAETVSKAAVSAALHDNRFSPLTVGELGNIEIEISVLSPMKKVKDVESILPGQHGLLIESGFHHGLLLPQVATEYRWDRETFLEQTCIKAGLPKNAWKKPETVIYCFTALVFNEEGIN; encoded by the coding sequence ATGAATTTATCTGCTGAAGAAAAAAAACTTTTACTGGACATCGCACGGCAATCGATTGTATCGTCCGTGAAAGGAGTGCCGGTACCGGATTTGGCGGCAAGCTACACTATTTCTCCTTCGTTAGAAATAAAAGCAGGAGCCTTTGTCACAATCGAGATTGATCAGCACCTGCGCGGGTGTGTGGGTTATATCCAAAGCAACGAACCGCTTGCCGAGACGGTCAGTAAGGCCGCTGTATCAGCTGCTCTGCATGATAATCGTTTTAGCCCATTAACGGTTGGTGAATTAGGGAACATCGAAATTGAAATCAGCGTATTATCGCCGATGAAAAAAGTCAAAGATGTCGAAAGTATCTTGCCCGGTCAACACGGGCTCTTGATAGAGAGCGGGTTCCACCATGGCTTATTGCTTCCGCAAGTTGCTACGGAATACCGATGGGACAGGGAAACATTCCTTGAACAGACTTGCATTAAAGCGGGATTGCCAAAAAACGCATGGAAAAAGCCAGAGACGGTTATTTACTGTTTCACCGCGTTAGTTTTCAATGAAGAAGGAATTAATTAA
- the aroE gene encoding shikimate dehydrogenase, which yields MTDSSIEINGSTQLYALIGSPIRHSLSPLIHNTSFKLSGINAVFLAFDSLDLRGSLSGFKALGVAGFSVTVPHKVAVTGYLDEVSFEAKLIGSVNTVVQKRGKWIGYNTDVVGFTKSMEPFRKNIENEKVLVLGAGGSARAVIYALINNYDVGEIFIYNRTQERALRLISDFASIRPEIPLRFVSSDEWPKLGSKVIVNTTSVGLASEECLVEPDFFDSEMIVYDLIYDPIKTLFLQYAHVSGAVAINGLDMLVEQAAAAFYLWTERIMPIEIVKKNLLEKVDNQ from the coding sequence ATGACTGATTCTTCAATTGAAATTAATGGTTCTACTCAATTATATGCCCTCATTGGTTCTCCAATCCGACATTCCCTTTCACCGCTTATTCACAATACGTCATTTAAATTGTCAGGTATCAATGCCGTTTTTCTGGCGTTTGATAGTCTCGATCTCAGAGGATCTCTAAGCGGATTTAAAGCGCTTGGCGTTGCCGGGTTCAGTGTGACCGTTCCACACAAAGTTGCTGTGACCGGCTATTTGGATGAAGTTTCGTTTGAGGCAAAATTGATCGGTTCTGTGAATACGGTTGTCCAAAAGCGCGGTAAATGGATCGGTTATAACACGGACGTCGTAGGGTTTACAAAATCAATGGAGCCCTTCCGAAAAAATATTGAAAATGAGAAAGTGTTGGTTCTAGGCGCAGGCGGCAGCGCACGGGCTGTGATATATGCATTAATAAATAATTATGATGTCGGCGAAATTTTTATTTACAACCGCACTCAAGAACGCGCGTTGCGATTGATCAGTGACTTTGCATCCATAAGGCCTGAAATTCCACTGCGGTTTGTTTCGTCAGATGAATGGCCAAAACTTGGGTCCAAAGTCATCGTCAATACAACGTCGGTAGGGTTAGCTTCGGAAGAATGCCTCGTTGAGCCTGATTTTTTTGATTCCGAAATGATTGTTTATGACCTTATTTACGATCCGATAAAAACGCTGTTTTTGCAGTATGCGCACGTTTCCGGAGCAGTTGCGATCAACGGACTCGACATGTTGGTTGAACAAGCAGCGGCGGCATTTTATTTGTGGACTGAGCGAATCATGCCCATCGAGATTGTAAAAAAAAACTTATTGGAAAAAGTTGATAATCAGTAG
- the trxB gene encoding thioredoxin-disulfide reductase translates to MGATVHHVIIIGSGPAGLTAAIYASRANLNPIVFEGNQPGGQLTITTEVENYPGFPKGILGPEMMELFREQAKRFGAKCEFKSIEKVDFSKRPFKVVDDGGVEHLAETVIISTGASAKLLGLPKEKELMGYGVSACATCDGFFFKGKDIHVVGGGDTAMEEATFLTKFANSVTLIHRRQEFRASKIMIERAKKNEKIKYLLDSEVVDIVGTQDSHIKSLKVKNVKTGVISDVPTQGFFLAIGHKPNTDLFKGILDMDENGYLITEGTSTKTNIPGVFACGDVQDSYYRQAVTAAGSGCMAAIDAERYLAH, encoded by the coding sequence TTGGGCGCGACAGTACACCACGTCATTATTATCGGTTCCGGCCCGGCAGGTTTGACCGCGGCTATTTATGCATCACGAGCTAATTTAAATCCAATTGTTTTTGAAGGAAATCAACCCGGCGGACAATTGACTATTACAACAGAAGTTGAAAATTATCCCGGTTTTCCCAAAGGTATTTTGGGGCCGGAAATGATGGAGCTATTCAGAGAGCAGGCAAAACGTTTTGGCGCAAAATGCGAATTTAAGTCTATTGAGAAAGTTGATTTTTCTAAGAGACCGTTCAAAGTAGTGGACGACGGCGGGGTGGAACATCTTGCAGAAACTGTAATTATATCAACCGGCGCGTCGGCAAAATTACTTGGATTGCCCAAAGAAAAAGAATTGATGGGCTACGGCGTTTCGGCATGCGCGACCTGCGACGGGTTCTTCTTTAAAGGAAAAGATATTCACGTGGTCGGCGGGGGAGACACGGCAATGGAGGAAGCAACGTTCCTCACGAAATTCGCAAACTCCGTAACGCTGATTCATCGCCGGCAGGAATTCCGCGCATCGAAGATCATGATCGAGCGCGCCAAAAAAAATGAAAAGATCAAATATCTTTTGGATTCCGAAGTGGTGGATATAGTAGGAACACAGGATTCGCATATTAAATCTCTGAAAGTCAAAAATGTGAAAACCGGCGTTATTTCAGATGTTCCAACGCAGGGATTTTTTCTTGCGATCGGACACAAACCGAACACCGATTTATTCAAGGGAATCTTGGATATGGATGAAAACGGATATCTGATCACGGAAGGCACGTCCACTAAAACCAATATTCCCGGGGTATTTGCATGCGGAGACGTGCAGGACAGTTACTACCGTCAAGCGGTTACGGCGGCGGGCAGCGGATGTATGGCGGCAATCGATGCCGAAAGATATTTAGCGCATTAG
- a CDS encoding TonB-dependent receptor translates to MNKRTFLFILICLASVSVRSQEKKNDKADSTYKLYQLEGITVTATRIPEPIIEVPLAVTVIGRSQIQSQRGYGLNDALSYVPGVLAQSRSGNQDIRISIRGFGARGAGDRSNAGTSRGVRVLMDGIPETEPDGRTSFDMVDLNAVQNMEVVRSNASAIWGNAGGGVVSISTVPYFEKPYANASAKFGSFGLQEYFFQAGTVVGETRFYANYTTTSFDGWRVNSASERDIVNLGIVSSVSDATTLGVHLVGTRNLFHIPGPLNKTQYDSSAKQSNPTYLSRVESRNNKTGRIGVTLEHQINDDNGISAMAYINPKYLQRSERNTYRDFTRYHVGGNVMYRHGWSLSSSVKNVTLIGMDEAYQDGAILFYSLTGDGGRGNELRDNKREGANSFGSFMQNETDFHENISVILGLRYDVVKYFNENFINTQLGLQTKSFTGLTPKAGISYRFTEKHSVYANVGGGVEVPAGNETDPAGTLPSDTAYAVNPLLKPIRSLTTEIGTKQVVEMADDGFFQLLTYDAAFYWIQVKNDIIPYKGGRFYFTAGKTQRIGAELGVNLKLDHGFSIQSSASYSNNRYVNYTVDSVHYGRPGQSADYKDNKVAGVPDLFYSSSLRYAPERMKGGFIELGFQGVGKYFVDDANQIQVPSYAVFNATLGLDKPIQLSEHLFVRAFFSINNLMDKKYAGSAFVNPDMVDGKPVYLEPGLPRNFVFSMTVGWN, encoded by the coding sequence ATGAATAAACGTACTTTCCTTTTCATTCTGATTTGTCTTGCATCGGTTTCAGTCCGTTCGCAGGAAAAGAAGAATGACAAAGCGGATTCTACATACAAATTGTATCAATTGGAGGGAATTACGGTAACCGCAACACGGATTCCTGAGCCCATCATCGAAGTTCCGTTGGCTGTCACGGTCATCGGCCGTTCACAGATTCAGAGTCAACGCGGATACGGACTGAATGACGCACTAAGTTATGTGCCGGGCGTTTTGGCGCAGTCGCGATCGGGTAATCAGGACATCCGGATTTCGATCCGCGGTTTTGGAGCGCGGGGCGCGGGCGACCGGTCCAATGCCGGCACTTCACGGGGCGTGCGAGTTCTGATGGACGGAATACCGGAAACAGAACCGGACGGAAGAACGTCGTTTGACATGGTTGACCTCAATGCTGTGCAAAATATGGAAGTGGTACGCTCTAATGCATCCGCCATTTGGGGGAATGCGGGCGGGGGAGTGGTCAGCATCAGTACGGTTCCGTATTTTGAAAAACCCTACGCCAATGCCTCTGCAAAATTCGGCAGTTTCGGATTGCAGGAATATTTTTTTCAGGCGGGTACGGTTGTCGGCGAAACTAGATTTTACGCTAATTACACGACAACGTCGTTTGACGGGTGGCGCGTCAATTCTGCAAGTGAACGTGATATAGTCAATTTGGGAATCGTCTCTTCCGTTTCCGACGCGACAACGCTGGGTGTACATCTGGTCGGTACGCGAAACTTATTTCATATTCCCGGTCCGTTGAATAAAACACAATATGATTCTTCTGCAAAACAAAGTAATCCGACTTATCTCAGCCGTGTCGAAAGTAGAAATAACAAAACCGGCCGGATCGGCGTCACGCTTGAGCATCAGATCAATGATGACAATGGAATTTCTGCAATGGCGTATATTAATCCGAAATATCTCCAGCGTTCGGAACGAAATACCTACCGTGATTTCACACGATATCATGTCGGCGGAAACGTAATGTATCGTCACGGATGGTCGCTATCTTCCTCCGTAAAAAATGTGACGCTGATCGGTATGGATGAGGCCTATCAGGACGGCGCGATCTTGTTTTATTCACTGACCGGCGATGGAGGCCGTGGGAATGAATTGAGAGATAACAAACGCGAAGGCGCCAATAGTTTCGGTTCGTTCATGCAGAATGAAACCGATTTCCATGAGAACATTTCCGTCATACTAGGTTTGAGATACGATGTGGTGAAATATTTCAATGAGAACTTCATAAATACCCAGTTGGGACTGCAAACTAAATCATTCACGGGGCTGACGCCCAAAGCCGGCATCAGTTATCGGTTTACGGAAAAACATAGCGTGTATGCGAATGTCGGCGGAGGCGTGGAGGTTCCGGCCGGAAATGAAACCGACCCGGCAGGCACATTGCCATCCGACACTGCGTATGCCGTTAATCCGCTTTTAAAGCCTATACGATCTCTTACGACCGAGATTGGAACCAAGCAAGTTGTCGAAATGGCTGATGACGGATTTTTTCAGCTCCTTACATACGATGCCGCGTTCTATTGGATTCAAGTGAAAAACGACATTATTCCTTACAAGGGCGGGCGATTTTATTTTACGGCGGGAAAAACGCAAAGGATCGGCGCGGAATTAGGTGTGAATCTTAAACTGGACCACGGGTTCTCGATTCAATCCTCCGCATCGTATTCGAATAACCGGTACGTTAACTATACTGTAGATTCAGTGCATTACGGAAGGCCTGGACAATCGGCGGATTATAAAGATAATAAGGTTGCAGGCGTGCCGGATCTGTTCTACAGTTCCAGTCTGCGTTATGCTCCTGAAAGGATGAAAGGCGGGTTTATTGAATTAGGTTTCCAGGGCGTTGGAAAATATTTCGTTGACGATGCCAATCAGATTCAAGTTCCTTCGTATGCGGTATTTAATGCGACGCTGGGTTTGGATAAACCGATTCAGCTTTCCGAACATCTGTTTGTCAGAGCATTTTTTAGCATTAATAATCTGATGGATAAAAAATACGCAGGTTCTGCATTTGTTAATCCCGATATGGTCGATGGAAAGCCGGTTTATCTCGAACCGGGTTTACCGAGAAATTTTGTTTTCTCGATGACAGTCGGGTGGAATTAG
- the rpmE gene encoding 50S ribosomal protein L31 — MKENIHPAYPLSHVTCSCGNTFVTRSTVGDIKVEICSSCHPFYTGTQKLIDTAGRVDKYNKKIAKFKEAKEKA; from the coding sequence ATGAAAGAAAATATTCACCCTGCATACCCGCTGTCCCATGTGACTTGTTCGTGCGGCAATACGTTTGTCACCCGCTCGACGGTTGGCGATATCAAGGTTGAAATTTGCTCAAGCTGCCACCCGTTCTATACCGGGACGCAGAAACTGATTGACACCGCAGGCCGCGTCGACAAATACAACAAGAAAATCGCCAAATTCAAGGAAGCTAAAGAAAAAGCTTAG
- the prfA gene encoding peptide chain release factor 1, which yields MLDQLEKIETRFNEINDMLTRPETISDQNRFRTLSKERSSAEEIVDKYRVYRKILSDIKGNNDIIHNSDDVELREMARAELIQLELEKGTIENELKYLLIPRDPHDEGGCILEIRAGTGGDEAGIFVGDLFAMYRYYIEKMGWRFQTLDFTEANQGGFKEMIIEVEGKGAYGKLKFESGVHRVQRVPKTETQGRVHTSASSVAVLPIIDDVDKEVVISPNDLRIDIYRAGGKGGQNVNKVETAVRMTHIPTGIVVQCQEERSQLKNREKAMKVLKSRIYEKQKEEHDAKIASKRKSMVGSGDRSEKVRTYNFPQNRLTDHRIGLTLYDLEGVMGGKIDEIIEKLQLAENEELLKAG from the coding sequence ATGTTAGATCAATTAGAAAAAATAGAGACCCGGTTTAACGAAATCAACGATATGCTGACGCGGCCTGAGACCATTTCGGATCAGAACCGATTCAGAACATTAAGCAAAGAACGCAGCAGCGCCGAAGAGATTGTTGACAAATACCGCGTCTATAGAAAAATATTATCAGATATTAAAGGAAATAACGATATCATACATAATTCGGATGATGTGGAATTACGCGAGATGGCGCGAGCCGAATTGATCCAATTGGAACTTGAAAAGGGCACGATCGAAAACGAGTTGAAATATCTTCTTATTCCGCGAGATCCGCACGACGAAGGCGGATGTATATTGGAAATTCGCGCAGGCACCGGCGGTGATGAGGCCGGTATTTTCGTTGGCGACCTTTTTGCCATGTATCGGTACTATATCGAAAAAATGGGATGGCGGTTCCAGACCTTAGATTTTACCGAGGCTAATCAGGGCGGGTTCAAAGAAATGATCATTGAAGTTGAGGGTAAAGGAGCGTACGGAAAACTGAAATTCGAAAGCGGAGTGCATCGGGTGCAACGCGTGCCAAAAACAGAAACACAAGGGCGTGTTCATACCTCAGCCTCTTCTGTTGCCGTTCTTCCAATCATTGATGACGTTGATAAGGAAGTAGTGATCAGCCCCAACGATCTACGCATCGATATTTACCGCGCTGGCGGCAAAGGCGGACAGAACGTCAATAAGGTTGAAACCGCCGTGCGTATGACGCACATCCCGACCGGAATCGTTGTGCAGTGTCAGGAAGAGCGATCTCAGTTGAAAAACCGCGAAAAAGCAATGAAGGTATTGAAGTCGCGAATCTACGAGAAACAAAAAGAAGAGCACGATGCGAAAATCGCTTCCAAGCGTAAATCGATGGTCGGCTCAGGCGACCGCAGCGAAAAAGTGCGCACGTACAATTTTCCGCAGAACCGCCTCACCGACCATCGTATCGGCCTCACCCTATACGACCTCGAAGGCGTCATGGGCGGCAAGATAGACGAGATTATCGAAAAGCTCCAACTCGCCGAAAATGAAGAACTGCTGAAGGCGGGTTGA